A genomic segment from Frateuria edaphi encodes:
- a CDS encoding GNAT family N-acetyltransferase, translating into MTVIQIRTARPDDARQLADLAEATFRDTFGAVNTAQDMDLHCRASYSEAIQAAEIARPDMLTLLGEEAGLLTGFAQLRWADAPACVAGAAAGEIQRLYVAREWHGKGVAQALMHACLEAMRARSSEVVWLGVWERNPRAIAFYRKFGFAEVGEHVFAVGSDPQRDIVMARPVSASP; encoded by the coding sequence ATGACCGTGATCCAGATACGCACAGCCCGTCCCGACGACGCCCGTCAGCTCGCGGATCTCGCGGAAGCCACCTTCCGGGACACGTTCGGCGCCGTCAATACGGCCCAGGACATGGACCTCCATTGCCGGGCGAGCTATAGCGAGGCCATCCAGGCGGCCGAGATCGCCAGGCCGGACATGCTGACGTTGCTGGGCGAGGAGGCCGGACTACTGACCGGGTTCGCGCAGCTTCGCTGGGCCGATGCGCCGGCGTGCGTGGCGGGCGCGGCGGCGGGCGAGATCCAGCGGCTGTATGTCGCCCGCGAATGGCACGGCAAGGGCGTCGCGCAGGCGCTGATGCACGCGTGCCTGGAGGCGATGCGGGCGCGCAGTTCGGAGGTGGTCTGGCTGGGCGTGTGGGAGCGCAATCCGCGGGCGATCGCGTTCTACCGGAAGTTCGGCTTCGCCGAGGTGGGCGAGCATGTGTTTGCGGTGGGGAGCGATCCGCAGCGGGATATTGTGATGGCGAGGCCGGTATCGGCCTCGCCGTGA
- a CDS encoding DUF4407 domain-containing protein, with translation MNSPEFAETYSRGERIRFALIGIVVGALALGVWKLWALPGIAGFADTAPCRTVFGINGAIVLWFGLFVGLPMLFAIVLAIEPGRHGLAILRDGQYPPRGAKVLRPVRIRRGTSARWIGYLHLLAFTPLVAVGIWGYGKAVALSHMSGMAHCHGQPEGRHAHMRDR, from the coding sequence ATGAATTCACCCGAATTCGCGGAAACCTACAGTCGTGGCGAGCGTATCCGCTTCGCCCTGATCGGCATCGTCGTGGGCGCGCTCGCGCTTGGCGTGTGGAAGCTATGGGCGCTCCCGGGAATCGCCGGATTCGCGGACACGGCACCGTGCCGTACCGTCTTCGGCATCAACGGTGCCATCGTGTTGTGGTTCGGCCTGTTCGTCGGGCTGCCGATGCTGTTCGCCATCGTCCTGGCTATCGAGCCTGGTCGCCATGGCTTGGCGATCCTGCGCGATGGCCAGTACCCGCCGCGCGGCGCGAAGGTCCTCCGGCCTGTCCGCATCCGACGCGGCACGAGCGCGCGATGGATCGGCTACCTGCACCTCCTGGCGTTTACGCCGCTTGTCGCGGTGGGCATCTGGGGATACGGGAAGGCCGTTGCCTTGTCCCACATGAGCGGGATGGCCCACTGTCACGGCCAACCGGAAGGACGTCACGCCCACATGCGGGATCGATAG
- a CDS encoding B12-binding domain-containing radical SAM protein — protein MTRRPHTLLINPTIASRHSARFPLALLNLAAALDRHGESRIIDGNIDRDTVAEVLRVLDHESFDAVGMTVMGGPHVPEAIRLSRAIREHSPGLPIVWGSYFPTLFTDAALNAPYVDYAVRGQGEDTLVELVSALTGEGPPLSAIAGLSWKDGDRIVHNPARPFSRGNPPPLLPYEKLGDPRKYLSRTFLGHRTVAHQAALGCRYHCTFCGVAAMFGGATALPTAARLERELGYLKYDVGADSVQFFDHNFFDREAEMVPLLEVLARLELPWWCFARADALINLSEESWKLVRRSRLRMAYIGAESPDGQMLKEIRKGTRPDQTLEVAEVCRRHGVIPEFSFMVAPPTHTEEETEQTFDFIRQLKRVNPACEIVIYIYTPLPESSMHAKDRGRHRATPLFDLDGLPVVFPATPDEWAQPQWVNYACHADAPWLDERLRRRIDDFVTVLRCRYPTVQDMRAPHWAKRTLSAMAAWRYRIGHYDRPWELRLANRFVQLRLPQVQGL, from the coding sequence ATGACTCGCCGACCCCACACGCTGCTGATCAATCCCACCATCGCCTCGCGCCACAGCGCGCGCTTCCCGCTCGCGCTGCTGAACCTGGCCGCGGCGCTCGACCGCCACGGCGAGAGCCGGATCATCGACGGCAACATCGACCGCGACACCGTGGCCGAAGTGCTGCGCGTGCTCGACCACGAATCCTTCGACGCGGTCGGCATGACGGTGATGGGCGGTCCGCACGTGCCCGAGGCGATCCGTTTGTCCAGGGCGATCCGCGAGCACTCGCCCGGCCTGCCGATCGTCTGGGGCAGCTACTTCCCCACGCTGTTCACCGACGCGGCGCTCAACGCGCCCTACGTCGACTACGCCGTGCGCGGCCAGGGCGAGGACACGCTCGTCGAACTGGTCTCCGCGCTGACCGGCGAAGGCCCGCCGCTGTCCGCGATCGCCGGCCTTTCGTGGAAGGACGGCGATCGCATCGTGCACAACCCGGCGCGTCCGTTCTCGCGCGGCAACCCGCCACCGCTGCTGCCCTACGAAAAGCTCGGCGATCCCCGCAAGTACCTCTCCCGCACCTTCCTCGGCCACCGTACCGTCGCGCACCAGGCCGCGCTCGGCTGCCGCTACCACTGCACCTTCTGCGGCGTGGCGGCGATGTTCGGCGGCGCCACGGCGTTGCCCACCGCGGCACGGCTGGAGCGTGAGCTCGGCTATCTCAAATACGACGTTGGCGCCGACTCGGTGCAGTTCTTCGACCACAACTTCTTCGACCGCGAGGCGGAGATGGTGCCGCTGCTCGAAGTGCTGGCGCGGCTGGAACTGCCCTGGTGGTGCTTCGCCCGCGCCGACGCGCTGATCAACCTGTCCGAGGAAAGCTGGAAGCTGGTGCGCAGGAGCCGCCTGCGCATGGCCTACATCGGCGCCGAGTCGCCCGACGGGCAGATGCTCAAGGAAATCCGCAAGGGCACGCGTCCCGACCAGACGCTCGAAGTGGCGGAGGTCTGCCGCCGCCACGGCGTGATCCCCGAGTTCTCCTTCATGGTCGCGCCGCCCACGCACACCGAGGAGGAGACCGAACAGACCTTCGACTTCATCCGCCAGTTGAAGCGCGTGAACCCGGCCTGCGAGATCGTCATCTACATCTACACGCCGCTGCCGGAAAGTTCGATGCACGCGAAGGACCGCGGCCGCCATCGTGCAACGCCGCTGTTCGACCTGGACGGGCTCCCGGTGGTGTTCCCCGCCACGCCTGACGAATGGGCACAGCCGCAATGGGTGAACTACGCGTGCCACGCCGATGCGCCGTGGCTGGACGAGCGCCTGCGCCGGCGCATCGACGACTTCGTGACCGTGCTGCGCTGCCGCTACCCCACCGTGCAGGACATGCGCGCGCCGCATTGGGCCAAGCGCACGTTGAGCGCGATGGCCGCCTGGCGCTATCGCATCGGCCACTACGACCGCCCGTGGGAGCTGCGTCTGGCCAACCGCTTCGTGCAGTTGCGCCTGCCGCAGGTGCAGGGACTCTAG
- a CDS encoding alpha/beta hydrolase: protein MTTFRFAPLLFLLALVCIGAQARSAVWQPSPGHVQVPIWPSAVPDALRHPKPEAVAADWAKVTNVSRPTMTVYAPKGHNTGVAVVVFPGGGYQMLAMDLEGTEICDWLTSRGITCVLLKYRVPDSGPTWKDGHRYYPKVQTALQDAQRTLGLVRQHAAQWHVDPHKVGVIGFSAGGHLVAAVSTHFDRRTYPPVDAADRLNSRPDFAIALYPGHLWVHEDEDDATRDETDLKLRPDIHVTADVPPTFLLQAEDDHVDGVEQSLAYYVALQKAGVPTELHLYAQGGHAFGLRPSKLPIRHWPELVEQWLHTIGMLGTGTAAQR, encoded by the coding sequence ATGACCACGTTTAGGTTCGCCCCCCTGCTCTTCCTGCTCGCGCTTGTGTGCATCGGCGCGCAAGCGCGATCCGCCGTCTGGCAACCCTCTCCCGGTCACGTGCAGGTGCCGATCTGGCCTAGCGCGGTACCGGATGCGCTGCGGCACCCGAAGCCGGAGGCGGTGGCCGCGGACTGGGCCAAGGTCACCAACGTCAGCCGCCCGACGATGACCGTGTATGCGCCCAAGGGCCACAACACCGGCGTGGCGGTGGTGGTGTTTCCCGGTGGCGGTTACCAGATGCTGGCGATGGATCTGGAGGGGACGGAGATATGCGATTGGTTGACGTCGCGCGGGATCACCTGCGTGCTGTTGAAGTATCGCGTGCCCGATTCGGGGCCGACCTGGAAGGACGGGCATCGCTACTACCCGAAGGTGCAGACGGCGCTGCAGGACGCGCAACGCACGCTGGGGCTGGTGCGCCAGCACGCGGCGCAGTGGCATGTCGATCCGCACAAGGTGGGCGTGATCGGCTTTTCCGCCGGCGGGCATCTGGTGGCCGCGGTCAGCACGCATTTCGACCGGCGCACGTATCCGCCGGTGGATGCCGCCGACCGGCTGAACTCCCGTCCGGACTTCGCCATCGCGCTCTACCCCGGCCACCTGTGGGTACACGAGGACGAGGACGACGCCACGCGCGACGAGACGGACCTGAAACTGCGTCCGGACATCCACGTCACCGCCGACGTGCCGCCGACCTTCCTGCTGCAGGCCGAGGACGACCATGTGGACGGCGTGGAGCAGTCGCTGGCCTATTACGTCGCGCTGCAGAAGGCTGGCGTGCCCACGGAGTTGCACCTCTACGCGCAGGGCGGCCACGCTTTCGGCCTGCGCCCCAGCAAGTTGCCGATCCGCCATTGGCCCGAGCTGGTGGAGCAGTGGCTGCATACGATCGGCATGCTCGGCACCGGCACGGCGGCTCAGAGATAG
- a CDS encoding glycosyltransferase family 4 protein, with amino-acid sequence MKLALVVPGGVDRSGENRVIPALLALIKRLAQAHEVHVFALRQEAAPATWPLAGATVHNIGDGWQRWRAFRAIAAEHRRAPFDRIHAIFSGRCGQVAAAAGLWLHCPTLVHVAGGELVALRDIHYGGRLNWRGRLSEAIVLRCADQVTAASTPIIDALRALGIRAQRVPLGVDLTAWPPQSPRRRGPGPARLLHVASLNRVKDQPTLLRALAELVKRGTDFRMDIVGVDTLDGEMQRLATQLGLDEHVRFLGFRTQRELHPLMRAAHLLVMSSRHETGPLVLLEAAVAGIPTAGTHVGHLGEWFPAAALAVPTGDGTALADAIERLLDDEDLRLQLAWSAQRRAMRDDADHTARAFEALYLSLHETPPTQARLR; translated from the coding sequence GTGAAACTCGCCCTCGTCGTCCCCGGCGGCGTCGACCGCAGCGGCGAAAACCGCGTCATCCCCGCCCTGCTGGCCCTCATCAAGCGGCTGGCGCAGGCGCACGAGGTGCACGTCTTCGCGCTGCGCCAGGAAGCGGCCCCCGCGACGTGGCCACTGGCCGGCGCGACCGTCCACAACATCGGCGACGGCTGGCAACGCTGGCGCGCCTTCCGCGCGATCGCCGCCGAACACCGCCGCGCCCCGTTCGACCGCATCCACGCCATCTTCTCCGGCCGCTGCGGCCAGGTCGCCGCCGCCGCTGGCCTGTGGCTGCACTGCCCCACCCTGGTCCACGTCGCCGGCGGCGAACTCGTCGCCCTGCGCGACATCCACTACGGCGGCCGCCTTAACTGGCGCGGCCGCCTGAGCGAAGCCATCGTCCTGCGCTGCGCCGACCAGGTCACCGCCGCCAGCACCCCGATCATCGACGCACTCCGCGCCCTCGGCATCCGGGCCCAGCGCGTCCCCTTGGGCGTCGACCTCACCGCCTGGCCCCCGCAATCCCCCCGCCGCCGTGGCCCCGGCCCCGCTCGCCTGCTCCACGTCGCCAGCCTCAACCGGGTGAAGGACCAACCTACCCTGCTGCGCGCACTGGCCGAACTGGTCAAACGCGGAACCGACTTCCGCATGGACATCGTCGGCGTCGATACGCTCGATGGCGAAATGCAGCGCCTCGCCACCCAACTGGGCCTGGACGAGCACGTCCGCTTCCTCGGTTTCCGCACCCAGCGCGAACTGCACCCGCTCATGAGGGCCGCGCATCTGCTCGTCATGTCTTCGCGCCACGAAACCGGACCGCTCGTGCTGCTGGAAGCTGCCGTCGCCGGCATACCAACCGCCGGTACGCACGTCGGCCACCTCGGCGAATGGTTCCCAGCCGCCGCTCTCGCCGTCCCGACCGGCGACGGCACCGCCCTCGCCGATGCGATCGAACGCCTGTTGGACGACGAAGACCTCCGCCTGCAACTCGCCTGGTCCGCGCAACGCCGCGCCATGCGCGACGATGCCGATCACACGGCGAGGGCGTTCGAAGCGTTGTATCTGTCGTTACACGAGACACCTCCAACGCAAGCCCGGTTGCGGTGA
- the mddA gene encoding methanethiol S-methyltransferase — protein MSRLLALLYGAFAYTVFLLSFLYAIGFVSGLGVPRTIDDGLTGPPAVALVIDLLLLGLFAVQHSGMARPAFKRWWTRYVPAPIERSTYVLASSLVLVLLFWQWRTLPFVIWQMDNEPARWVLYALAAIGWLLVLSSTFVINHFDLFGLRQVWHFARRRHPDRDTPFVTRAFYRIVRHPLMLGFLIAFWSTPDMSAGRLLFALMTTGYILVAVKFLEERDLIAQYGDTYRSYQRDVPMLVPWRFARWHASASPSCPLGHVTGGSERAPH, from the coding sequence ATGTCCCGCCTGCTCGCCCTGCTCTACGGCGCTTTCGCCTACACGGTGTTCCTGCTCAGCTTCCTCTACGCCATCGGCTTCGTCAGCGGCTTGGGCGTGCCGCGCACCATCGACGACGGCCTCACCGGTCCGCCGGCCGTGGCGCTCGTGATCGACCTGCTCCTGCTTGGCCTGTTCGCCGTGCAGCACAGCGGCATGGCCCGCCCGGCGTTCAAGCGGTGGTGGACCCGCTACGTCCCGGCGCCGATCGAGCGCAGCACCTACGTGCTTGCCAGCAGCCTGGTGCTGGTCCTCTTGTTCTGGCAGTGGCGCACGCTGCCGTTCGTGATCTGGCAGATGGACAACGAGCCGGCCCGCTGGGTGCTCTACGCCCTGGCCGCGATCGGCTGGCTGCTGGTGCTCTCGAGCACGTTCGTCATCAACCACTTCGACCTGTTCGGCCTGCGCCAGGTCTGGCACTTCGCGCGCCGCCGGCATCCGGACCGCGACACGCCCTTCGTCACCCGCGCGTTCTACCGCATCGTGCGCCACCCTTTGATGCTGGGTTTCCTGATCGCGTTCTGGTCCACGCCGGACATGAGCGCCGGCCGCCTGCTGTTCGCCCTGATGACCACCGGCTACATCCTGGTGGCGGTGAAGTTCCTCGAAGAGCGCGACCTGATCGCCCAGTACGGCGACACCTACCGTAGCTACCAGCGCGACGTACCCATGCTGGTTCCGTGGCGGTTCGCGCGCTGGCACGCCAGCGCATCACCCAGCTGTCCGCTTGGGCATGTCACAGGCGGATCGGAGCGCGCGCCCCACTGA
- a CDS encoding glycosyltransferase family 4 protein, with protein sequence MNPHVAQVSFLPAPAGLTGAQVLERWPSLADIAEAAASAGTRICVVQAAAHAERLSRHGVDYHFVDVRGTRRRERGRRVATLLAALGVELAHVHSFGFPEESHALAQHLPRVPLLFQDHADRAPRRWWRRWQWRQRYRAMAGVAFTAPELAWPFAAAGVLQPSTRLFAIPESSCRFQPGDRERARTETGLYGHPAVLWVGHLQPGKDPLTALDGVALAAQKLPGLQLWCAYGHAPLIGKLQARIERDPWLAGRVHLLGKVPHARIETLMQAADLFLSASHAESCGFAALEAMACGTAPVLSDIPSFRALTGDGKVGRLWRCGDARALSRALVAAALERMPPEQIRAHFDATLSFAAVGQRWRDAYLQLLQSRRDAYALENRPGSLA encoded by the coding sequence ATGAATCCGCACGTGGCGCAGGTCAGTTTCCTGCCCGCGCCGGCGGGACTCACCGGCGCGCAGGTGCTGGAGCGCTGGCCATCGCTGGCCGACATCGCCGAAGCGGCGGCCAGCGCCGGCACGCGCATCTGCGTGGTGCAGGCGGCCGCGCACGCGGAACGACTGAGCCGGCATGGTGTGGACTACCACTTCGTCGACGTGCGCGGCACGCGCCGGCGCGAGCGCGGCCGGCGCGTGGCGACCCTGCTCGCCGCGCTCGGCGTGGAACTCGCGCACGTGCACAGCTTTGGCTTCCCGGAAGAGTCCCACGCGCTGGCGCAACATCTGCCGCGCGTGCCGCTGCTGTTCCAGGACCACGCCGACCGCGCGCCGCGGCGCTGGTGGCGCCGCTGGCAGTGGCGCCAGCGCTACCGCGCGATGGCGGGCGTGGCGTTCACCGCGCCGGAACTGGCCTGGCCGTTCGCCGCCGCCGGCGTGCTACAGCCGTCCACGCGGCTGTTCGCGATCCCCGAATCCAGCTGCCGCTTCCAGCCCGGCGACCGCGAGCGCGCGCGCACCGAAACGGGCCTGTACGGTCATCCGGCGGTGCTGTGGGTGGGGCATCTTCAGCCCGGCAAGGATCCGCTCACCGCCCTCGATGGTGTCGCGCTCGCCGCGCAGAAACTGCCGGGCCTGCAGCTCTGGTGCGCTTACGGCCACGCGCCGCTGATCGGAAAGCTCCAGGCGCGCATCGAACGCGACCCGTGGCTCGCCGGCCGCGTGCACCTGCTGGGCAAGGTCCCGCACGCGCGGATCGAGACCCTGATGCAAGCCGCCGACCTGTTCCTCTCCGCCAGCCATGCCGAGAGCTGCGGCTTTGCCGCGCTGGAAGCGATGGCCTGCGGCACCGCACCGGTACTCAGCGACATCCCCTCCTTCCGCGCGCTCACCGGCGACGGCAAGGTCGGCCGGCTGTGGCGTTGCGGCGATGCGCGCGCGCTGTCCCGGGCGCTGGTCGCCGCCGCACTCGAGCGCATGCCGCCCGAACAGATACGCGCCCACTTCGATGCCACGCTCTCCTTCGCCGCGGTCGGCCAACGCTGGCGCGACGCTTACCTGCAGTTGCTGCAGAGCCGCCGCGACGCCTACGCCCTGGAGAACCGGCCCGGGAGCCTCGCGTGA